The Candidatus Thermoplasmatota archaeon genome has a segment encoding these proteins:
- a CDS encoding acyl-CoA dehydratase activase gives TGLKIENIHYIVGTGYGRVNVPFAHKAITEIACHARGANFMYGNTVRTVLDMGGQDCKAIRCDERGKVTAFLMNDKCAAGTGRGMEVFADLLAVPIEEVGKLSLEVEIEPPPVSSTCVVFAKSEATGLLREGWPKSKVLAAYCSAMAHRIFTLLERVGVEKDFAITGGIAKNEGVVKRLENELGIKALTPNFDTQIVGAVGGALFAKALFEKAQKAT, from the coding sequence ACAGGTCTTAAAATAGAAAATATTCATTACATTGTAGGAACTGGTTACGGACGAGTAAACGTTCCTTTTGCTCACAAAGCGATAACAGAGATAGCTTGTCATGCTAGAGGCGCTAATTTTATGTACGGCAATACTGTAAGAACAGTGCTGGACATGGGTGGGCAGGATTGCAAGGCGATACGCTGTGATGAGCGGGGCAAGGTAACTGCATTCCTTATGAACGATAAATGCGCTGCCGGCACAGGTAGAGGTATGGAAGTATTTGCAGACCTATTAGCTGTGCCTATCGAAGAGGTTGGTAAACTTTCATTAGAAGTCGAAATAGAGCCTCCGCCGGTAAGCAGTACTTGTGTAGTATTCGCAAAATCAGAGGCTACCGGGCTACTACGCGAAGGATGGCCTAAAAGCAAAGTACTGGCTGCATATTGCTCGGCAATGGCTCATAGAATATTTACATTGCTAGAGCGCGTGGGCGTAGAAAAAGATTTTGCTATTACTGGTGGCATTGCTAAAAACGAGGGCGTTGTAAAAAGATTAGAAAACGAACTAGGCATCAAGGCACTTACACCGAATTTTGATACTCAGATCGTAGGAGCTGTTGGTGGAGCGCTTTTCGCAAAGGCTCTATTCGAAAAAGCGCAGAAAGCTACATAA
- a CDS encoding 4Fe-4S binding protein, which yields MLANYGYKDGSGEYFITIDTDKCDGCGKCVEACPYGVMVVGPDENDPLREEPVALVKLEERKKIKYTCAPCKPTSGERKLPCILACERGAITHSW from the coding sequence ATGTTGGCTAACTACGGCTACAAAGACGGCTCCGGAGAGTATTTCATTACTATCGATACAGATAAGTGCGACGGATGCGGTAAGTGTGTAGAAGCATGCCCTTACGGTGTTATGGTAGTAGGACCTGATGAAAACGACCCTCTCCGAGAAGAGCCTGTAGCACTAGTAAAGTTAGAAGAACGCAAGAAAATCAAATATACTTGCGCACCTTGCAAGCCCACGAGTGGCGAAAGGAAGTTGCCGTGCATACTGGCTTGCGAACGAGGAGCGATTACGCACTCTTGGTAG